GTGTGGCAGCCAATGTGGGGACAGTTATGGCGTGTGGGCGCCTGCTGGAGCCGTTATGGGGTGCCCTTGAGCTCCTCATCTTTTTTGCAGTGGTCAATGTCTCCGCTGGCCTCCTGGCAGGCCTCTCCTACCTCCTCACCTATGTTGCCACCTTTGACTTGGACTACTTGTTTGACGTGCGTATCCACGGCATCGccgggttcctggggggtgtcCTGGTGGCGCTGAAGCAGACCATGGGGGACACTACAGTGCTCAGAGTGCCACAGGTGAGAATGCAGACCATAAAAGCCATTTCCTCTAACGTCTGGCCAACAGAACGGTGACGAAGCTAAACACAAGGGTTGAGTTACGAGAGGAAGCCCCAGCAAGAATCAATTTATTTGGATTTATATAAGCCTAAAACAATTCCACACATCTGTCTCCAAATGGCAGACTTGGTAGTCGCTCATTTATTCTGCATGTAATTATTAATATGCCTGTCTAAACGTTACCATGATTCCcaaacttttttatttatttactgtcatGAACATGAAGTCTTTGTATGTCTATTGTGAGCTCAGCCTTACACGCTGGTACCACACTGACCAAGCTGTTCCTGTTTTTGGATTTTGCCCACTGGGTAAACTGTAAATCTTTCCATTGTGTTTCCCCTCTGCCGACCCAGGTGAGACTCAAAGCCGCTCCAgctctggtcctcctcctcctggccttGCTGCGTCTGTCCGGCCTGCTGGACAGCTCCGGCCCCCTGGCCGCCTACAGCTACGGCGCCCTGTCCGGATGGGTCTACCTGCGGTTTTACCAGAAACACAGCCGGGGCCGCGGGGACATGTCTGACCACTTTGCCTTCGCTAGTTTCTTCCCTGAAGCGCTGCAGCCAGCGGTGGGGTTGCTGGCGGGGCTGGTGCATTCTGCCCTGGTGAAGATGAAAGTGTGCAGGAAGATGGTGAAGAGATATGACGTCGGGgctccctcctccatcaccatcagCCTACCGGGTACAGACCCACAGGAcgcggagaggaggaggtgagtcgGCATTTCTCACATACATTTAGTCGCGCTGTTTGCAAGAGTTTTGGGGGAAATTCAAACGGGCACCTCTAAGACGCCTCCAACAGTAAACCATTTTCAGATCTGTCACGGTCCTCAGTTGTTGACAGGCAGGAGAAATGCACACATGTTCAAATGTCCACATCAGACGGTTGCGTTACACAGAGCCAGACTTTAGCGCTCAGATGGATCAAACGGCAGCTTGGTTCCACACTGGCTCCTGGCCACGTGTGTTGCGTAGCCGGATCCGGTCGGATCGATTTCCTCGCCGTTCAGTTGTCCTGCACGCACACTTCCAGATTCAATTACATCATCACTCACTGATGTAAAGGTAAACAGAGCAGTGTAAATGTCATATTGTGGGGGTAGAAAACACAAGCCCACCAATTATCACTTTTCCCCGGGTCGGGCTGACTCAGGGGACCTTTTTATACAGGTCTACTGACTCATTACTGTCAGGTCACAGACTGTTGGATGGTGGTTCGGGTTTCCTGTGTGTCATTATAGGGCACGATAAAGATTTCTGTCCAATTAATTGCAGAATTCTGGAGGTTTAATGTGACAAAGAGTTTGCAGGTCGAATGTGTGCAGACACTTTTCCTTGACGAGTATCTGACATGCGCCAGACATTGTTTATGCAATTAAAATGTACATTATTCTGAACTCTCACAACCTAAGAAATATCATTATCACCACAGTATGTAGGACTCTGATACCAGAACTTTTTGGTAGATTGTAGATCTGTATGTAATGGGACCTGTGTGGGATCTGACTCCCACATGCTCAAACTAATAAAGTTCCACTGGAGGTTCCCTACCAGGTTTATCGCTCTAACCCGAATcgctttttccccctctgcctTCCAGACAACTGGCGCTCAAAGCTCTGAATGAGCGTCTAAAGCGCGTGGAGGACCAGTCGGCCTGGCCCAGCATGGACGACGAGGAAGACGACGAGGAAGACGAGGTCAGAACGGACACGCAGCCACTCCTGCCCACCGGACGAGACCCCTCTTCTTCCACGTCGAGGCCTGCGGGAGGCCCTATGGCAGTGTCGCTGTCCTCCGCCGCCTCTTTGTCGCAGATCAGCGCCGCGCCTTCGACGGGCGGATCGCAGCACCCAGAATCTAGCATCATTAGCTTTGAGGATGCACCTTCTAGATCCTAAGAACCAGGACAGATGTGTAGAAATGCACAGTGGGAGGTATACTAGTATAGCCAGAGGTTCTTACTAGTATACACATTTTCAGTGACTAGCTACACTGACAAGgtaatacactcacacacacacacacacacacaccattattGGTCACTTTCTACACTCGCTCTCACATAATGTCCGTTGTGAAGCCCAAAGAGGTTTTATCAGTACTGCTTTCAGTTTCCAAGTGTTGGCTGTAAGTGCTCGGACCATTCTGGACCCCAAATAGCAGAGCTTTGCCCGCTGCTCCCCCAGTCTCCTCCACTTACTTTCTGAATAAATAACTGTGTACAATAATCTTTTGTAAATCATTTCTGGAACCACCGTTAGTCGCTCCCTATTTGTTGCCACAAGACCTCCAACAACGGAGACTGGCGCCGCCTTCTTTGTTCCCGTTGGAAGGAAAACGTCTTTTTATGCGAAAGAATGGGCCGCGAAGGAAACGGGCTCGCCAGGTCGCTCGATCACAGGAAGATCCGATGGAAGAGCTCCCGAGGGAGCAGCGGGAGAGGCTGCTGCAGGGTCTGTCCTGCTGATGGACTGATGGACAGTGAAAAGACTCCAGGACAAATTCACTGGCTGCACGGTGTGATTGTTTGACATCAGAGCAATGAACTGttctggtttttgttttgtttgtttgttttttttgaaaaaaCCCACTAATTTGTCGTCAAGTGCAACCCCTTTTGTCCCTCATGGCTAAACTGGTATATTAATGGTTTTTCTGGTTCAAGATTGGGACATGGTTTTGACCAGTGTCCATACAAAGATGGCTGTCAGGAGAGCTCATTTAGAGCGAGGCCAAAGCAtctccagcgccccctgctggagccagTAAAGGAATGGTAAAGGTCACTGTCTCCCATTATTTTATGACCCTTTTCATGGCCTCAATTTGATTCAGTAGGGGGGGGAAAATGATGGGTGtccatttttgttttgtgtcaCACGTCCCTGAGCTTGTAGGAACGTGCCCTTTGTTCTGATACGGTTTATACAGAAAACGCAGGATAAGTTTGCAGAGAGAGATCCCCAATCAAGACGGGGAATGTAAGGAATGACTGCTGAGGGACAATGTGGAGACTGGAGGGATTCGTTCTTAACCGTTGACGCCACAGTCTCTTATGGGAATGACCTCGTCCTTGAAATCCTAATTTCTTTCCCATCTATGATGATCAAAGTTGGTCACAGCCTACAGATTCTTACAGCCACAGTGTTCAATAAGCCCCTGAATACTGTACATTTATCTTGGACCGTGAATTGGAAACCAGTTCCCTTCCCTGGAAAAGAGGTGTGGATGGATAAGATAAGCCATATTAGAGGGACAAACCTGAGTTCTGCTCTTCGTCTCTCCCTGCGTGTGATGACATGTTTACATTAGCAGTCGTGGCCGCTCGTTCATTCgttatgaatgaatgaatgaaagcgAGAATAAGCATCATTCAAAGGATCAGATGTAGCTGCAGGATCAGAGTAGCTTCGAAACACCCTTGTACATAAACTAAAGCCAGCGGTCTAATGTTCCTGTCGTCCAAGTGCTCCCTTTGTTTTCACTGCTGGGTTCTGACTTCCGTCAAGTACTGATGTGATTTCTAGCCGCTGTTGATAAACCAGAAGCGCCACCATTCCTTCATTGCTGTCGCCAAAATGCTCAGTTCACCAACTGCTAAAATAACATCATGGTTTCAAACCAGCCATGGGGTCAATGGCAGCCAAATGAGTCCATTTCCTCTTGATTTCCTGTCAAGCTGGCACATGTTTTCCTTTACAGTGTTGGCTCTTCACAACCAGGACATCATGCACCCCTCCTATTCTGGTCATTTTGCTTTTTGCCACTTTGTAGGctattaaatgaaaaaagaaaacatttaaagtggTGACACCACTTAAGGCTCTGAATGGAcactttttctgtttctctgctgttagactttttttttctttatcttcctTTTGTCCCTACGTTTGCACAAATAAGACTTGTTGATACTAATGaatctttttctctctgctgtggGTATTGCACAGATGTTTCTCTTAGTTTTCAGATATTTCTTTATCTTCGTATGTAATAAATGCCgattgaatgaaaaaaaaaaaagcctctttcGCTcagttgtgggtgtgtgtcggATTTTACAATAAAACTTTATTCAAAGACGCAGTTGAATTTCACTTTAGGTGACAGAAATTCCCCAGTGTCTTTTGTTCATTTCTGGGTTATAGTCCTTATAATCAATCATTCGTCCTCTAAAGCTTTATTCATGACTAGAAGAGCCGCCAGGTGGCGCAGTAACCACGCAGATCAGTGATTGTTACAGCTTCACTGGCGCTTTTAGGAGAAAATGTTTGGTAAAGCTCTCAGTTGCCTTGGTTTAGGGTTAATTAGATATATGCAATTGGATCCTAGTGAAGAGGACATAACTCATCCTTTAAGCTGACCTACGCGTAAGATCCCATTTATTAGGACTCCAGTGATTCTAATCAGTTGTTTAATTGGTCAGCAACATTTAATGTCAGTTAATGGCGGACATAAACGCTTTGGCACGGCTCGGTTTCAGCGTGTCAGTGTGGAACATTTGCATCTGTTTAATAGTCGCCACACTTGTCGTGCCCGCGCAGGTGTGGCTGCTAGGCTCGCCCCCGCTACCCCTCCCCCAATAAAtgccccctccctccagctACAAACCCTGGCCGCGCGCTCCCGCGCACTAATTCATTGTATCAGACTGAGGCTGAGGAAGCGCACAGCGACTCGGCGAAGCACCGCTCCGGGAATCACTGAAGGAAAACGACTACTAGCCAATTAAACTGCAGGTAAACTACTTTTTTTAAAGAGCGC
This genomic window from Takifugu rubripes chromosome 3, fTakRub1.2, whole genome shotgun sequence contains:
- the tmem115 gene encoding transmembrane protein 115; amino-acid sequence: MNRYLPVARQHFLAALASTSVVVKSISAVVVLLYLLSWAVSTPYALGVTPGYLFPPNFWVWTLVTHGVVEQHVWGVAANVGTVMACGRLLEPLWGALELLIFFAVVNVSAGLLAGLSYLLTYVATFDLDYLFDVRIHGIAGFLGGVLVALKQTMGDTTVLRVPQVRLKAAPALVLLLLALLRLSGLLDSSGPLAAYSYGALSGWVYLRFYQKHSRGRGDMSDHFAFASFFPEALQPAVGLLAGLVHSALVKMKVCRKMVKRYDVGAPSSITISLPGTDPQDAERRRQLALKALNERLKRVEDQSAWPSMDDEEDDEEDEVRTDTQPLLPTGRDPSSSTSRPAGGPMAVSLSSAASLSQISAAPSTGGSQHPESSIISFEDAPSRS